GAGCCTCCGGAATATCACCCACAGGTGATAGTTCACGGTGTGCGGGAAACGTCGCCCACGGCCGGGAACGCGACGCCGCTCTCGCGGGAGGCCGAGCCCTGCGCAACGCCGGCATGGGCGCGGGCGCGCTCCTCGCCACCACATGCCTGGCGGGCGGCACCACCGCATTGCAGGCGCTGGCAGCCGTCACCGGGCTCGCCTATCTCACTGCGGCGGCCTTGGCATGGTCGGTCAGCAGCACTTCCGCGCGGTCGTCTCACTTGAAGTTGTCGGCAGGTCACCGACCGCTACGGCACCGCGCAGACGATGGCCTGGGACCGGATCCATCCCCGGCTCACCTCCCGCTCGGCCTGGATCGTCCACGACGGCGAACTCCCTCATATCGAGGGCACGTTGATCCGCCTCCAGGTAGACCACCTGCCTGGCGGCGGAGACCCGCTGCCGGTCTGGCTGTGGTCCTCGAAGACCGGGATGACCGGCACGGACGTCGATCTGCGCGGGCAGGCGTTCCTGCGATGATTCGATCTTGAGCACCCCTTCAGAATGATCAAACAGACGCTCGACTGGACCCGCCCGAAGGTCCGTACCCCCGAGGCAGCGGACCGCTGGACGTGGTTGATCATCACCGCCCACACCCAACTCCGACTCGCCCGCCCGCTCGCCGAAGACCTACGCCGCCCCTGGGAGAAGCCCGCGGAGCCCGGTCGGCTCGCCCCGGCCCGGGGTCCGCCGATGGTTTCGGAACGTCCGCACCGCCTTGAGGAGGCTGTCGCACGGCTCCTGCCCGGTGAAGGTCAAGAGCGATTCGTTGTTCGGTTCCGAGGATCAGGGAGGCGTCGGAATCTTGGCCGGTGGGGTGGAACTTCTTGTCGTGCGACCGTGAATGTGATCTTGAGATGCCGCGGGATGTGCGGGAGTGGCTGCCGCCCGAGCATCTGTGCTGGAAGGTGCTCGACGTCGTCGAGCTACTTGACCTATCGGCGTTCGAGAACAGCTACCGTGACGACGGGCGGGGTGGGGTGGCCTACCCTCCCGCGAGCCTGATTGCGTTGCTCCTTTACTGCTACAGCAAGGGAGTGCGTTCCTCCCGTCGTATCGAGCAGGCTTGCTGGGACGACGTGGGCTGCCGAATCATCACCGCGAACCGCCGAGTGGACCACTCCACCGTCGCGCGGTTCGTACGACGCCACCGTGCCGCCTTGAACTCGCTGTTCGTGCAGGTGTTGTCGCTGTGCGGCCGACGTGGCCTGGTCGATCTTTCGGCGGTGGCCGTGGACGGCTCACCGATGGAGGCGAACGCCTCACGCGACGCCAACCAGCGGCTCCAGCGCCTGGAGGAGACCATCTCCCAGTGCGGGAAAGAGATCCACGCGCTGATGGAGGATGTCGTCGACCACGCGCTGAGCGTCGAGGCCGATGGCTCGGCAGCACAGGGCGATGGCGAGGACACGTGCGACAACTGGCCTCGCCTGTCCCGGCTGTGCGACCGGCTCACCCGGGCCCACGTGGCCAGGGACAGACTGCATGAACGGGCTATGCCTTCACCCACCGAGATCCGGATCAAGGTCGAAGCCGCCGAGCGGATGGTGGCCCGCGCGGAGAAGCGCCTGGCCGCCGAGACCGAGGCTCACCAGGAGAAGCTGAAGAAGTACGAGCTCCGCGTCCGAGAGGACCGGGCGGCAGGACGTCGTGGAGCGAACGGACGGCCGCCGGTCCCGATGGAGCACAAGACCGTCCTCGTTCGCCAGCGAACGCGACTGGTGAAGATGCGGGCCTGGCTGGAGCGGGCCCGCACACCCCGACCAGCCCCCTCTCCGGAGTCCCGTGCCTGCCTGAGCGATCCCGACTCCCGGCTGATTCCCGGCAAACGCGGCGGCTACCTGCAGGGATACAACATCCAGATCGTGTGCGCCCGCCGTCAATTCTTGCTGGCGATCGAAGCGCACGACAATCCCTCGGACAGGACGGCCCTCACTCCGATGGTGAAGAAGACCCAGCACAATCACCAGGCCGCACGGCTCCCCGGCGACATCCAACTCTGGCTCGCCGACAGCGGGTACGCTTCCGCCGCGTCCTTCGAGGCCCTCGCCGACCTCCCGCTACTGGTCTCGGTCACCAGCGATGCCGACCAGGCAGGCTTTCCCGCGAAACGTCAGCAGGCCCCTGCCGGCCAGCAGGACATGGCGGCCCGCCTCGCCACCTCAACAGGACGGGCCCAGTACCGTCAACGCAGTGCCCTGGTCGAGCCGGGATTCGCCCAGATCTTCCAACGCTTCGGACGACACCTCAACTACCGCGGCCGCCAGGCGGTGGACGCCGAGATCAAGCTCCTCGGCACGGTGCACAACCTCAACAAGCTCATCAACCACACGCCCAAGAAGCACTCTTGACTTTCACCGGGCAGGAGCCGTGCGACAGCCTCTGAGCTGCCCCGCCCATGCGCCGAAACCCACCCGGCCAGGCCCCGGCAGGCCACTCGGCTCCAAGAACCAACGGCCCGCCACCCGTTACGACGTGGGCAAAACCGTGAAACGCCTCGAAATGATCACCGAACGCGACCCGGCCAGACCTCAAAGAACAAGCTGCGAAGCTGTGTCGGGTCCTTGCATGACAAGTTAAGTAGGTCCTTGGTGCAGGTCAAGGACTTATCGGGTATGGCTGATCGGCCACACCCGAGATGTCGGGCGCAGGGTTGATGTCAGTGGGATGCGCAGGGTTATGTCAGTAGCCGCGCAGTGTCCGTGTCCGTGTCCGTTGCTGATGGCGGCTCGGGAAGTTCGCTGCCATGCCGTTGACCACACGGCAGAGGGAACCGGCATTGGAGGGGGCAGCGTCCACCGATACACAAGATCGATAGTGCGCTCGAAGGGGTTTGGAATGACCGGCACAGCCACCCGATACCTTCATCTCGTCCGGCACGGCGAGGCATCACCGGATGAGAGCGGGCTGACGGAGGGCGGCCGCCAGCAGGCCATACTGCTCGGCCAACGCCTCCAAAGCATCCCCTTCGCGGCCGTTCACCACGGCCCGCTGCCCCGGGCAGAGCAGACCGCGCGCCTGATCGGGGACCAGCTGAAGAACGTTCCTCTGCACCTCTCGGAAGCTGCGGGTGACTACGTCCCCTACATGCCAGAAAGAGACGAACTCCCGACAGAATCCGCAGACTTCTTCCTCCGTTTCCTCGACGGTGCCACGGCCGAAGAGCGGGAGCACGGACCCGCGCTGGCCCGCCAGGCGCTGGACCTGTTCACCGGGCCGGTGGACGGCGAAGAGGACCGGCACGAACTGATCGTCACCCACAACTTCCTGGTCGCCTGGCTCGTCCGGGACGCCATGCATGCGCCGAAGTGGCGATGGCTCGGCCTCAACCACGGCAACGCAGCCCTGACGGTCATCCGATACGCGCCCGGCCGACCAGCCTCCGTCCTCTTCTCCAACGACATGCTGCATCTGCCCGCAGAGCTGCGCTGGACCGGCTTCCCGCCCGAGTTCCACATCTGAGTGCGCCCACCGTGGCTTGCTCACCGACACAACCCTGCGCCGCACTGACATCTCCTCTGCGCCCGATACGAAAGCTGGGCGGATATGGCCGGCGGCCGTACGGTTCCCGCATGGGCAGGGACGGTGTTCCTCGGCTGCGGCTGGTCGGCCTCGCGGACGACGACTCGGGGCCGCGGCTGTGTCGCGGGAGCGGAGAGCCCCTGATGCCGGCGGTGAAGGCGATCGCGGTGTTCTGTTCGGCCGTCTGCCGCGCCCGGCACTGGCGGCGTTGACCAGGACGGCCTGCTCGTCGGCCTGCGCGTCCCCCCCGCCGACGTCCAGCACCGCGACGCGGCCCGCATCCGTCTCACCCGCCTCCACACCGAACACCCCGAAATCGTCCTGGTCTTTGCGGACAACGACCACGGAGGCGAGGAGTTCAGCACCTGGGCCCAGGACACCCTGGGCATCACGATCAAGGTCGTTCCCCGGCCCAAGGACACCAAGGGCTTCGTTCTGCTGCCCAAGAGGTGGGTAGTGGAACGGAGCAACTCGTGGACGATGCGAAAGACCAGCACGCTGCCGCTACCGGTTCGCAACGGCGACCAGCGGCTGCCCACATCAAGAAGGCGTTCACCACCCCGAAAGCGACGCAGCCGCCCAACGGCGACAAGAAGTGCCTACCGACGGTCAGGCGTGGCGTTCCTTGTCTCCTGCTCGCTGATCTCGCTGTCCGCAGGGACACCCGCCTGGGTGACTGCAACGCTGCTCATGACCGCGGTGGTGATCCATACGGTCGGCGAGCTGTGGCACTCCGCCGCAGGC
The Streptomyces lunaelactis genome window above contains:
- a CDS encoding transposase is translated as MPRDVREWLPPEHLCWKVLDVVELLDLSAFENSYRDDGRGGVAYPPASLIALLLYCYSKGVRSSRRIEQACWDDVGCRIITANRRVDHSTVARFVRRHRAALNSLFVQVLSLCGRRGLVDLSAVAVDGSPMEANASRDANQRLQRLEETISQCGKEIHALMEDVVDHALSVEADGSAAQGDGEDTCDNWPRLSRLCDRLTRAHVARDRLHERAMPSPTEIRIKVEAAERMVARAEKRLAAETEAHQEKLKKYELRVREDRAAGRRGANGRPPVPMEHKTVLVRQRTRLVKMRAWLERARTPRPAPSPESRACLSDPDSRLIPGKRGGYLQGYNIQIVCARRQFLLAIEAHDNPSDRTALTPMVKKTQHNHQAARLPGDIQLWLADSGYASAASFEALADLPLLVSVTSDADQAGFPAKRQQAPAGQQDMAARLATSTGRAQYRQRSALVEPGFAQIFQRFGRHLNYRGRQAVDAEIKLLGTVHNLNKLINHTPKKHS
- a CDS encoding histidine phosphatase family protein → MTGTATRYLHLVRHGEASPDESGLTEGGRQQAILLGQRLQSIPFAAVHHGPLPRAEQTARLIGDQLKNVPLHLSEAAGDYVPYMPERDELPTESADFFLRFLDGATAEEREHGPALARQALDLFTGPVDGEEDRHELIVTHNFLVAWLVRDAMHAPKWRWLGLNHGNAALTVIRYAPGRPASVLFSNDMLHLPAELRWTGFPPEFHI